The window ATGATGCCTACAACTGCAGACCTGGTAATAGAAGATCGTCCGGTTGATGCACCTTATAAAGGAGCCAATGCCGGATATCATTCCCGGATATTGAAAGAAAGTGAAAAAGGTTCGCCCGGGTATTATTCGGTATACCTGTATGATCATGACGTGAAAGCTGAAATAACGGCCACTACCCGTTGTGGTTTCCAGAAATATACCTTTCCAGAGAAAAAAGAATCCCGGATACTGATTGACCTGTTGATACCTTCGGAATACGGAATGAAAATAAATGATGCCAGGATTACCAAAGTCAGTAATACGGAAATAGAAGGCTATGCAGATTGTGTAAGCTCGTGGTGGAACAATTACAAACTGCATTTTGTGCTGCAGTTTAGTAAACCGTTTAAAATAATGAATGGCTGGAACGAGGGGAAAGAGCAAGACGATATTACTGAAATAACAGGAAAGAACGATATTGGAGCCTATGTGATCTATGAAACAGAGAAAGATGAAGAAATATTGGTGAGATCAGGAATATCGATGGTGAATATAGACCAGGCCAGGTTAAACCTGGAAACGGAGATCACCATTCCTTTCGGATGGGACTTTAATGCCGTTGTTAATAATGCTCAGGAAGCATGGAACAAAATCCTGAAACGTATAAACGTAGCAGGCGGCACTGAAGAAGACAAAATAAAATTTTACACGAATCTTTACAGAGCCTATGCGGCAAAACAAACATGGAACGATGTGAACGGAAAGTATATGGATCCTTGCGAAAACGAGCAAGAGTCCGCTAAAGGCGTAGCTATGTATGGCGGTGATGCCTTTTGGAACTCGTTCTGGAACCTTAATGGTTTGTGGTCGCTGGTTACTCCCGATATTACTAAAAACTGGGTAAATACACAGCTGGAATTATATGAGAAGACAGGATGGACGGGGAAAGGACCTACCGGATTGGAATACTCAGGAATTATGGAGGGATCACATGAGATGGCCCTGATGTTGAGCGCCTATCAGAAAGGGATTTATACTGAAGACCCCGGGAAACTGTATGAGGCCATGAAGAAAAATGTGACCGTTAGCGGCATTAACCACGAATGTGGCGGACATGCAGGGAATCCGGGCTTGGATAATTATATAAAATACGGATATATGCCTATGGATAAGGGAGTTACCAATAAAACCCTCGACTATGCTTTTGATGACTGGTGTGTAGCTCAGATGGCCAAGGCCGCAGGCTATAGAAAAGACTATAAATACTTTATAAAACGTTCCGAAAATTATAAAAATTCATTTCATCCTGAATATAGATTTATAGTTCCCAAAGATAGTAAGGGAAAATGGAAGGAAAATTTTAGTGCTTTCGATAACTATAGCTTCATTGAGGGGAATAGCTGGCAATATTCATTGTATGTACCGCATGATATCCCGGGGGTAATAGATTTAATAGGAAAAGATCTGTTCAATCAAAGGCTGGAAGAAGGGTTTAAAAAATCAAAAGAACACAAATATGCAGCCCACGCACTGGACAGAACCGGAGGAAGAAAATCAGAGTATTACATCAATCATGGTAATCAGGTAAATATGCAGGCCGCGTGGTTGTTCAATTATTCCGGGAAACCATGGCTGACGCAAAAATATACCCGAGATATTATGGAAACTTATTACGGGTCGACTCCCTACCACGGTTGGGAAGGCGATGAGGATGAAGGACAGATGGGAGCTTGGTTTGTAATGAGTTCGATGGGGTTATTTGAGATGAATGGAGGAGGGGATGCAGATCCTGTGCTTGATATCAGTAGTCCGCTGTTTGACAAGATTGTCATAAAACTTGATGAGAATTATTATCCGGGAAATGAATTTGTAATTGAGACTCTAAACAATTCCAAAAAAAATATTTATATCCAATCTGCGACACTCAATGACAGGGCGTTAAGGTCTTGCCGGATAAAATATAAAGACTTGGTTAAAGGAGGTAAATTGGTCTTGATAATGGGAGACAGGCCCAACATAAACTGGGGGAAGCACTAAAACATAAGAATGGCTGAAACAAAAAAGAAATATGCAATTGGTGTAGATATAGGAGGATCCCATATTGCAACTGCCGTGGTAGATATTCAAAACAGGAAGGTTATTCCGGAAACTAAAATCCACGTGCCTCTTGATTCAGGCCAGAATGCCGGTAGCATACTTGAAATTTGGGTTAGGACCATAAAGGAGAGTGTGCAAAGAGCAGGTAATTTACCTGTTTGGGGTATTGGCTTTTCTATCCCGGGGCCGGCTGATTATCAACAGGGAATTTTAAAGATAAAAGGATGTAATAAGTATGAAAGCCTGTTTGGCATTGATATAAAAACACTTTTAGCAACAAAACTAAAGGATTGTCTGATCGATCCTGATAACATAGTATTCATTAATGACGCCAGCGGGTTTTTATTGGGAGAAGTATGGTCGGAAGGTCTGGAAGACGATAACATAGTAGCCATTACTCTGGGAACAGGTATAGGTTCGGGATTTATGCAGAATGGATCTATTGTTTCTGATGCTGAGAACATTCCTGAGTATGGAGAGATCTATAATCTGCCTTATAGGGCACGTACGGCTGAAGACTGGATATCGACCCAATGGTTCTTAAGCAGATATGAAGAAATATTTAAGGCCGGTGTCCAGAACGTAAAACAAATAGCCGAAGCGGCCGCCTATGATGAAAGGGCGCAATTCATATTTGAAGAATTCGGAATGAACCTGGGGAGTTTATTATTTCCCGTACTTGAGAAGTTTGATGCCGATTTGCTAATACTAGGAGGTAATATAACAAAAGGGTATTCCTTGTTTAAGGATACATTCGAGAAAGCATTTAATGATGCCCCCCCTAAAATACATTTTGCTAGAGAAACTGAAAATGCCGCAATACTTGGGGCGGTTAAAAATTTGATAATCATGGATGAAACTAATGTAAAAAGAAGAGAAACCGAACAAATTTTAATGCCGGTAAGGCAATCCGAAAAGGTGCAGGAAGGGTATAATATATTTCCTTCTTTTGAAATTGAAAAAGGAGTCATAGTACAAGGCTTTGATACTTTAGCTCGAGAGATCTCAAAGTATAAAAAAGTGTGTATAGAGGGGTATGTGGGTGTAGATTGGGATTTTTTTATCGGGAATCTATCGAAAGCACTCCATGCTCTCGAAGTTGAGAACATAGCCTGTTCGGTTTTTTCGGCCTATAAAAATGAATCCGAAATAGAAGAAATGATATCCCCTTTTTTAGGAGGCGATGATCCAGTTTTTGGACGTTTGTTTGAGGGAGAACTGGAAAGTTTTATCGATGTTGATAAACTCAGTTCCATAAAAGCTGATGACAATTGTCTCTCAATTATATACGGACCGGGAGCTTCTTTAGGTAATTGGGATGCCAAACTGATTTATATAGATATCCCTAAAAATGAGATTCAATACAGGTCGAGAGCAGGTTGGGTAACAAATCTGGGAGTTCAGAATCCAATACCTCCAAAGCCACAGTATAAAAGAATGTTCTTTGTAGACTGGCCGGTTTTGAACAAGCATAAAAAAGACCTTTTAAAGGATATAGATTATATTATTGACGGTCAATATCTAAATGATATTTCATGGTGTAGCGGAGATACTTTCAGGTTGTCTTTGAATCAAATGTCTAAAAACGCATTTAGGGCTAGACCATGGTTTGAACCGGGTGTATGGGGAGGTGACTGGATTAAAAAAAATATAGCAGGACTTTCTCAGGATGTTGTAAATTATGCCTGGTCTTTTGAGCTGATAGTACCGGAAAACGGAATTGTGTTTTCATACAAAGGAGTAAACCTCGAAGTGTCTTTCGACTTTCTGATGTTTAATGACAATAAGGCCATTCTTGGTGATGCGGCAAAGACCTTTGGAACAGATTTTCCTATCAGGTTTGATTTTTTAGATACATTTAACGGCGACAAGCTCTCCTTGCAATGTCATCCTTCTCCTAATTTTATAACGGAGCAGTTCGGCGAAAGGTTTACTCAGGATGAGACCTATTATATACTGGATGCAGAACCTGATGCGAAAGTATATTTAGGTTTTCACGAAAATATAGATGAGGATGAGTTTCATAGAGCATTGAACAAGAGTCACAACGATTGTACGCCAATGGATGTTGAAAGCTTTGTGCAGGTACATCCGGCTAAAAAACACGATCTGTTCCTCATCCCACACGGTACGGTACATTGTTCCGGGGAAAACAATTTGGTGCTGGAAATAAGCAGTACCCCTTATATTTATACTTTTAAAATGTACGATTGGATGCGTATGGATTTAAACGGACACCCCAGGCCATTGAATATAGAGAGAGGTATGGCCAATCTGAATTTTGATTGTAAAGGAGATGTGGTAAAAGAAGAGTATATTTCGAAACAAACTGTAGTAGAAGAAAATGAAGACTCGAAAGTAATCCGTTTGAGTACACATCCACAGCATTTTTATGAAGTTTACAGAATGGAATTTAAGAACCGGATTCATGTAACCGGAAATAATCAGTGCCATGTGTTGAGTTTGGTTGAAGGAAATTCTATAGAAGTCATAACGGGAGATAGAAAAATGATTGTCAAGTATGCGGAAACTTTTGTAATCCCGGCTGAATCCGGCTCGTATAGGATTAACAATCTGGGACCAGGGATGGCCAAGGTTGTTAAATCGTATGTTAAACCAGAAGTATGTAATCATGAATTTTAAAATTGTATTTATTGCATTTGCGGCTGCACTGGCCGGATTTTTGTTTGGGTTTGACACTGCAGTGATTTCAGGCACAGTTGAATTGGTTAAGGAACAATTTAACCTTTCTGACGCCGGAATAGGCTGGTATGTTAGCTGTGCATTGGTAGGTGCTATTTCCGGTGTGGTATTTTCAGGTTACCTGAGTGATAAATACGGCCGTAAATTTATGTTGATGCTATCCGGGGCCCTGTTTTTAATCTCAGCTCTGGGATGTACAGTTTCAGGGTCTTTTACAGAGCTGGTACTTTATCGGTTAATAGGAGGTGTTGCCTTTGGGGTTGCATCTATGGTTTCGCCATTATACATCAGTGAAATTTCTCCGGCTCATATGCGAGGAAAATTGGTGTCGGTCTATCAGCTGGCTATTACACTTGGAATCCTTATAGCCTATTTTAGTAATTACTGGACGTCTCTCGCTCATGAAAGAGGACAGGATTCCGGTTTTTTTCTGGCAAAACTTCTATATGGGGAACAATATTGGAGAGGCATGTTCTTTAATGAGGTATTTCCGGTGATTTTATTTTTAGGGTGCTTACTCTTTATCCCTAAAAGTCCGAGATGGTTGATGGTAAAAAACAGGATAGATGCCGCCAGACAGATCATAGATGCATATCAAATAGAATATCAACAACAGAAAACGGAGGTTAAAGAAGAAAAAACAGGTTTTTTTAAACTGGTAAAAGGAATTTACCGGCGTCCGATGCTTATAGCCATATTCTTGATGGTTTTCTCCCAGATATGTGGTATTAATGCAATTATTTATTACGGTCCCAGTATTTTGAATGAAGCCGGATTTACCCTGGGAGATGCCCTGGGAGGGCAGGTAACAATAGGTTTTGTGAATGTTGTTTTTACGTTTGTTGCAATCTATACCATAGACAGGTGGGGCCGAAAACCTCTTTTGAGGTTCGGTGCAACAGGTGTTATTTTGTCATTGTTGCTGATTAGTCTCATGTTCTTTCTGGGAGACAGCTATGCTAATTATGTTATAGTAGGAATACTGCTATATATTGCGTGTTATGCTTTTTCTCTGGGACCGGTTCAGTTTGTGATCGCATCTGAAGTATTTCCGACAAATATCAGGGGCAGGGCGCTGACTATAAGTACATTGTTTTTATGGGGAACAAATGCCATAGTTGGACAGACTTTTCCAATGATATTATCGGAGTTAAAAGCTCCGCTTACTTTTTTGCTTTTTGGGGTAATCTGTATGCCGGCTATATGGATTATTAAAAAATATATTCCGGAAACAAAAGGAAAAACCCTGGAAGAAATAGAAAATTCATGGAAATAAAGGATTTTAAGAAAGATCAATATTAAAAGAGGCCGTCTAAGAATATTAGGCGGCCTCTTTTTTAGCGTTTTCAAGGGCTTCCATTTGCTTTAAAAATTGGTGACACCGAACTAGCCCTGCTACATTATGGAAATTACGCGATGTTCGTTCATCTAATAAGCCGCTTTATTCTTTTGCAGTTCTTAGAACTTCTTAGACAAGAGATCTTTTAACATTTGATGAAACTGTCATTCTGCATGTCGGTTTAATGGTTTATAGCTTAAAAATTCAAACCCTCTTGCTTTTATTGAGGTTTCAAGGGAATGTTAGTAAAGAATGTTTAGACGTAATGACTCTCCTTCTAAACTTTATTAATTATGGGCTGTCCTTACTTTTTGTGTGGTTTTGTCGAATGTTAGTGAGTTTGTAAAATTATATTTTAGCTTCTCAAATTTCAATGAAATGGAAAGGAATATTATCATAGTTTAACTAAGGAAATTTTAAAATGTTATTAATAAATTAATCTGATTTGTTAAAAACATTTACTATAAAAAAGATATTTCTATTTAAGGAAAAGAAAACCCTATGGTTTATAAATCATAGGGTTAGAACAATACCTTTTCGCGAAAGGAAGCCAAAGTTCTGATGGCTATATAACGTTCAGAACAAATATAATTATTTGTTAAAATTAATTGAAATGAAAAAGTTAAGTTTAGATACCCTAAGGTTGAATTTTAAATACAAATTGCAACCAGAACAGTTGAAAAATGTCTTAGGTGGAGACTATAATGAAGGTGGATTTAAATGTTATTCTAATGGACATCCGGTTGGTAATGCTGAGAATGCAGCTGGTTGTGCTGCGTTTGTTTGGCATGTGATTAACATCAAATAAATTAGATACGGTTTTTAAATTATCAAATACGTTAAAATTAAAACTCATAAACATGAAAGTGGTTTTATTTTCTATAGTGATGACTATTATATGCTTAAATACTGAAATTTACGGACAGACTCTTCAGAATTCGTCCTATAATATTTATGTTTTAGTTGACTCAGATAAATCAGTTACGATAAATGATTTTGAAAATGTTAAAAGATCATTGATTAGTAAAAAGGTTAAAGACATAACTTCTGGTCTAAAATTTAACGTCGACAAAAATGTTGTTTTTAAAATATATGGACATGAAAGTCTTAATTTAGGTGATATCTCCGATGTACAGGACTTATTATTAAAGGGATATACTGCCGAATGTGAAAGATATTTATTGTTAGAAAATGAAAAGATTAATTTCTTGGATGAGCCAAAATGGTATGAAAACCTTAAAGAACTTAAGGTTTTAAGATTAGAGAATAATTAGCTTGAAAGAATATATCAGTATTAAAGATTAATTAATAGTTAAAAATACTTGGATGAAGTTTAGTTAATTAAAATTTTAATAATTCAAGTGCAGCCTATATCAAATCTATAATCAACATATATTTCCTGAGACAGCAAGAACAAAAAAATGTAGAATTCTTCCTTTATAGATTAACTACAATTTTTGCATAAACACAACAATTGGGTAGGATCCATATTTTTTGATATTAAATGAAAGTGTATAAAATGAAAAATCCCATAAACACTAATGTTTTATGGGATTTTGTTGAGTTTGTATTGCTCCTCGCGGAGAAAGAGGGATTCGAACCCCCGGAGGTGTGACCCTCAACAGTTTTCAAGACTGCCGCATTCGACCACTCTGCCATTTCTCCTTTGCGGTTGCAAATATAGAAACCTTTTTTATATCTGAAAAACAAAAAACAACCTTTTTTTTAATTCATTTTATAGTGGACTTATTATCAGTTTTATATGCTATTAAAAAAGAGAGATTATCGAACTTTTTATGTAATAGTGTACTTTTGCAACTAAACATTTCAGATGGCACCCATATTAGAAGCAGGCTTGCTTATAGCAATTGGTTTTATAGTAGGTATAATCAATACAATATCCGGCGGAGGATCAACACTGACACTGCCTGTCCTTATTTTTTTAGGCTTAGACGCCGCTACTGCTAACGGAACCAATCGCATAGCTATTTTAACACAGAATATAACTGCTATAGCCGGGTTTAAAAGTAAGGGTGTAAGGGTAAGTAAGATTAGTTGGTGGCTGGGGTTTTCAGCTTTGGCCGGCTCACTGATCGGTGCTAAAATAGCTATTGACATAAGAGATGAAACTTTTAATAGGGTTTTAGCCATAGTGATGCTTTTTATTGTTGGCCTAATGGTGTTTAAGCCTAAACGCAATTTTAATGAATTAGTGGAGCGGCTTACAGGTAAGTATTTCTGGATGTCATTTACAGCTTTTTTCTTTATCGGTATTTATGGCGGATTTATTCAGGCCGGAACAGGTATTTTAATGATGCTGGCACTATCTCTGATAAACAATATGAGCCTGGTTAAAACTAACGTTGTGAAAGCGGTTACCATGCTTATATATACCATAGCAACCCTGTTGGTATTTTGGTATACAGATAACCTGAATTTTAAATATGGGCTTTTAATGGCTATAGGCCAGGCGGCGGGAGGATGGCTTAGCAGTAGATGGTCTGTCGATAAAGGAGATGGTTTTGTAAAATTGTTTTTGATATTAATGGTGATAGTCATGGCCGTAAAACTATGGTTTTTTTGATTATTAGATAATTAAAACTTATTGAAGAGATTTGTTGTTCTGATGAATAACTTCTTATTTTGATCCAGTTACAGGGAAATTTGAACCCCCCGTTTATCTTAAAAATGATGAATAATGAATATTCTAGATAAATTAAAATGGCGTTACGCGGTAAAGAAATTTGATTCAGAAAGAAAATTATCTGATGAAAAATTAAACATATTAAAAGAGGCTTTCAACCTTACAGCGACCT of the Zhouia spongiae genome contains:
- a CDS encoding GH92 family glycosyl hydrolase, encoding MNHNTMRILILILHVFLFINISFGQFTKTPSEYVDVFMGTSNSRWMLGPYATVPFGMIQLGPDNQGNQWMGGYEYAINSVSGFSHIHAWTMAGLRMMPTTADLVIEDRPVDAPYKGANAGYHSRILKESEKGSPGYYSVYLYDHDVKAEITATTRCGFQKYTFPEKKESRILIDLLIPSEYGMKINDARITKVSNTEIEGYADCVSSWWNNYKLHFVLQFSKPFKIMNGWNEGKEQDDITEITGKNDIGAYVIYETEKDEEILVRSGISMVNIDQARLNLETEITIPFGWDFNAVVNNAQEAWNKILKRINVAGGTEEDKIKFYTNLYRAYAAKQTWNDVNGKYMDPCENEQESAKGVAMYGGDAFWNSFWNLNGLWSLVTPDITKNWVNTQLELYEKTGWTGKGPTGLEYSGIMEGSHEMALMLSAYQKGIYTEDPGKLYEAMKKNVTVSGINHECGGHAGNPGLDNYIKYGYMPMDKGVTNKTLDYAFDDWCVAQMAKAAGYRKDYKYFIKRSENYKNSFHPEYRFIVPKDSKGKWKENFSAFDNYSFIEGNSWQYSLYVPHDIPGVIDLIGKDLFNQRLEEGFKKSKEHKYAAHALDRTGGRKSEYYINHGNQVNMQAAWLFNYSGKPWLTQKYTRDIMETYYGSTPYHGWEGDEDEGQMGAWFVMSSMGLFEMNGGGDADPVLDISSPLFDKIVIKLDENYYPGNEFVIETLNNSKKNIYIQSATLNDRALRSCRIKYKDLVKGGKLVLIMGDRPNINWGKH
- a CDS encoding ROK family protein, with the protein product MAETKKKYAIGVDIGGSHIATAVVDIQNRKVIPETKIHVPLDSGQNAGSILEIWVRTIKESVQRAGNLPVWGIGFSIPGPADYQQGILKIKGCNKYESLFGIDIKTLLATKLKDCLIDPDNIVFINDASGFLLGEVWSEGLEDDNIVAITLGTGIGSGFMQNGSIVSDAENIPEYGEIYNLPYRARTAEDWISTQWFLSRYEEIFKAGVQNVKQIAEAAAYDERAQFIFEEFGMNLGSLLFPVLEKFDADLLILGGNITKGYSLFKDTFEKAFNDAPPKIHFARETENAAILGAVKNLIIMDETNVKRRETEQILMPVRQSEKVQEGYNIFPSFEIEKGVIVQGFDTLAREISKYKKVCIEGYVGVDWDFFIGNLSKALHALEVENIACSVFSAYKNESEIEEMISPFLGGDDPVFGRLFEGELESFIDVDKLSSIKADDNCLSIIYGPGASLGNWDAKLIYIDIPKNEIQYRSRAGWVTNLGVQNPIPPKPQYKRMFFVDWPVLNKHKKDLLKDIDYIIDGQYLNDISWCSGDTFRLSLNQMSKNAFRARPWFEPGVWGGDWIKKNIAGLSQDVVNYAWSFELIVPENGIVFSYKGVNLEVSFDFLMFNDNKAILGDAAKTFGTDFPIRFDFLDTFNGDKLSLQCHPSPNFITEQFGERFTQDETYYILDAEPDAKVYLGFHENIDEDEFHRALNKSHNDCTPMDVESFVQVHPAKKHDLFLIPHGTVHCSGENNLVLEISSTPYIYTFKMYDWMRMDLNGHPRPLNIERGMANLNFDCKGDVVKEEYISKQTVVEENEDSKVIRLSTHPQHFYEVYRMEFKNRIHVTGNNQCHVLSLVEGNSIEVITGDRKMIVKYAETFVIPAESGSYRINNLGPGMAKVVKSYVKPEVCNHEF
- a CDS encoding sugar porter family MFS transporter, with the translated sequence MNFKIVFIAFAAALAGFLFGFDTAVISGTVELVKEQFNLSDAGIGWYVSCALVGAISGVVFSGYLSDKYGRKFMLMLSGALFLISALGCTVSGSFTELVLYRLIGGVAFGVASMVSPLYISEISPAHMRGKLVSVYQLAITLGILIAYFSNYWTSLAHERGQDSGFFLAKLLYGEQYWRGMFFNEVFPVILFLGCLLFIPKSPRWLMVKNRIDAARQIIDAYQIEYQQQKTEVKEEKTGFFKLVKGIYRRPMLIAIFLMVFSQICGINAIIYYGPSILNEAGFTLGDALGGQVTIGFVNVVFTFVAIYTIDRWGRKPLLRFGATGVILSLLLISLMFFLGDSYANYVIVGILLYIACYAFSLGPVQFVIASEVFPTNIRGRALTISTLFLWGTNAIVGQTFPMILSELKAPLTFLLFGVICMPAIWIIKKYIPETKGKTLEEIENSWK
- a CDS encoding sulfite exporter TauE/SafE family protein, with translation MAPILEAGLLIAIGFIVGIINTISGGGSTLTLPVLIFLGLDAATANGTNRIAILTQNITAIAGFKSKGVRVSKISWWLGFSALAGSLIGAKIAIDIRDETFNRVLAIVMLFIVGLMVFKPKRNFNELVERLTGKYFWMSFTAFFFIGIYGGFIQAGTGILMMLALSLINNMSLVKTNVVKAVTMLIYTIATLLVFWYTDNLNFKYGLLMAIGQAAGGWLSSRWSVDKGDGFVKLFLILMVIVMAVKLWFF